TCGCCTCGATCGTCGTCAGCGGGTTCTCCTGCGCCTCGACGGTGCCGTTCTGAAGCGCGAGATAGACCTCGGCAAAGGCAATCGGCGTCGTGTTGGCGCCGCAGGCGCGCGGCATGGCGAGATAGGCCGGAACGTCGGGCACGCGGATCTTCAAGCCCTGCATGTCGGCGCATTTGGCGATCGGCTTGTTCGATGTCGTATGGCGCGTGCCGTAATAGCTGACGGCGGCGATGTGATTGCCGGTCTTGTCTTCATAACCTTTGGCGAGGCGCTTGAAGACGTCGCTCTTGGTATAGGCGATCAGGTGATCGGGACCGCGGAAAATATAGGGGAAATAGGTGACGCCGATCGGCTTGTAATCGCGCGCCGCAAAGCTCGATCCCGAGATGATGATATCAACGGTGCCGAGCTTGAGACCTTGGTTGATATCTGCTTCCTTGCCGAGCTGCGAGGCCGGATAGACCTCGATCTTGTAGCGCCCGTCGGTGCGCTTGGCGATCTCTTCGGCGGCCCAGACGGAATCCGTATGGAAGGGCTCGGACGTTTCATAGACATGCGCCCATTTCAGCACGGTCTGGGCTTGGGCAAGTGCCGTACTCGCCATGATCGCGGCTGCGGCGCAAAATATCGTTGCCAGTCTGCTCTTCATCGCTCTCTCCTCCTGAGCTCGAGTTAAGTCTTGTCCGTTGCTTTTGCTGGCCCCTTGTCGCGGCCGCGTTCCTCCTCTCCCGAAAACTCCTCCCCGAAGCTCTCGGAAAACCTCTTCTGCGATAGGGTGAGATGGGCGCGCATGGCCGCCTTTGCGCCGGCCGCATCGCCTGATGCAATCGCGTCGCGGATAGCCCGATGCTCCTCCAGGGCGCTGCGCCATGTCGTCGG
This sequence is a window from Rhizobium sp. CIAT894. Protein-coding genes within it:
- a CDS encoding sialic acid TRAP transporter substrate-binding protein SiaP, which encodes MKSRLATIFCAAAAIMASTALAQAQTVLKWAHVYETSEPFHTDSVWAAEEIAKRTDGRYKIEVYPASQLGKEADINQGLKLGTVDIIISGSSFAARDYKPIGVTYFPYIFRGPDHLIAYTKSDVFKRLAKGYEDKTGNHIAAVSYYGTRHTTSNKPIAKCADMQGLKIRVPDVPAYLAMPRACGANTTPIAFAEVYLALQNGTVEAQENPLTTIEAKKFYEVQKNIILTGHIVDHLNTVISKTRWANLSDEDKKIFGEVMQEAAERTTKTIAGKENSLVATFKEKGLNVAEVDKSYFEKNVMEKVKFEDFGYEKTDWEAIRAIQ